The Candidatus Poribacteria bacterium region CAAGATTTGTCCGCTTGTTTTCCGCTGCCACAATCGATAGCAAGGTACCGTCACCAAGATATCAAGCAAACGATTAACTGACACTGTTCGTACCTCCTTTAGCGGTTGTCATTGGAGTCCGGCTGCCATAAACGTCAATGTAGGCACAATCTCTTTCATTTATCGACTAATTTTAGTATATCATAAATTAGGCTCAAATAGAACCAAAAAAGGTGACGAAGAATAACAGCAGCCGATCATGTAGATACAATAAAAAGAAAGGAGACGCAGTTTTCTCCCCAGCCCAAAAAGGGGATCCCCACTGCGAAGATCTTAATGAACTTTGAAGAGATTAAGCGGCGTCTGTTGGCACTCGATACCGCCTGCGTATGTGACGGTAATAAGGCATTGAGAGCTGCCGACCCCACGGTTACAGAGTTAAGGGTTATCGATCCCGCCATCCGTCCTGTCCGAACCGAACTCAAACTTGTCGGACGGGCGCACACAGTGACCTGCCATGAAGATTTTCTCACGGTGATCAAAGGATTACGGGATGCCGAGCCGGGGGAGGTGCTTGTGATTGATACTCAGGGGAGTCGTCGTGCGGTGGCGGGTGAACTGTTTCCAACAGAAGCAGCGCGGAAAGGGTTAGCAGGCATCGTCATAGATGGTCCCTGCCGTGATACCAAAACGATCCGAACCTTAGATGTACCTTACTATGCGCGATCCTTCAACCCGATGGCGGGGACAACCAATAAGATCTTTGAGACGCAAATCCCGATCCCCTGCGGCGGTGTTATTGTGAATCCGGGGGATATTATCTTCGGCGACGACGATGGGGTTATTGTAGGGTCCATTGATGAACTGGCAGCAGCGATTCCAATTGCGGAGGAAATTCAGCGGAAGGAAGATCTGATGCTAGAGCAGATGGCAGCAGGTGTGAGCCTGTTCGAGATGTTGAACTTCGAGGAACACTATGCAGCGATGCGTGACGGAGAAGAAAGCAAACTAGAATTTACAGTTTAGGTAAGGCTGCCCAATCGGTGGCTATAGAGTTACGACCGTATCGGTCTGGAACGATTTAATCGCCGCCTCAATGATTTCCTGCGCTGCAAGCCCCGCGGCACCAGAGGCATCAATCTCATCGGGCGAAACCCCATCCACAAGCTGTTGAACCCACGCGCTAATTCGTGTTGAGAACGTATCCGCGAATGAGTCCATGTGTCCCTCCGCTCCCGGTGGCGGGTTGAAATACTCCTCGACCTCGTCACTCTGTCGGGGGTAGAAAGTCAGTTTCTCAAATACTCCATCAAGAACAAACTGTCCATTCGTTCCCGCAACCTCACACCGCTCATTTAGCCGTCCCGCATCATAACTACCGCTGAGGTGTCCAACCACCCCATTCTTAAACTTGAGGTTAATTGAAGCATTGCTCCAATTTTGCCGTCCCGGTGCACGAACTGCAAACGCGTGCACCTTCTCGACCTCACCGCAGAAGTACATCATCACGTCGAGTGAATGCGGGTGCAATGCTCTAAGATGGAAGAACGGGGAGGTCTCATTCGGATTTTCGATCCACAGCGCCATGTTTACGAAGAGCAAATCCCCTAGCTTGCCGTCCGTTACCCATTCCTTCGCTTGCAACGCTAACGGCGTGAAGCGGTGATTGAGGTTTGTCCCCAAACAGACGTTCTTCTCCTTTGCCTTGTTGACCATCTCCCGTGCGCGAGCGACATCGTTGGACAACGGCTTTTCACACAGCACATGCAGTCCCGCCTCAAGTGCCTGCATCGTTGGCTCAAAATGAGCCCCACCGTTTTCAAAGCCCCCTGTCGCAACGCTGACGGCATCGAGCCCCTCATTTTCCAAGAGCGATGGAACGCTGTAATATGCCTTGATTCCAAGTCGTTGCGCCGATTCGTCCGCACGCTCCTTGACCATATCACACACAGCGACCAATGATGTCTCTGCGTGTTCATGATAGACGTTAGCGTGTGTGTTCCCAATCCCTCGCATCCCGATAACTGCCACGCGTAATGCCATCTTAATTCTCCTTTCACGGTTTGCCAGATTTCGTATGAAGTGCGTAATTCCGATATGGATAATATTGCAGCAAGTTTACCATCTTTCGACCTCACAGCGCAAGAACTTGGTTGCAAATTCCCCAGCGATCCAGATTGACAAGAGCCGTAAATCGTGCTATAATCCGTGTTCGCAATCCGCGGATTTTAAGGCGGGTTCAGCATTCAAAATCGTAGGAGTTAATAATATGTCACTTGGAAGAAAAATACGTTATGGAATGGTTGGCGGCGGTCCAGATGCATTCATAGGAGCGGTTCACCGAAAAGCTGCAGCACTCGATGGGGAAATCGAACTTATTGCCGGGGCGTTTTCTGCATCACCTGAAAAATCGCAGCAACAGGGTGCGGAATTGCTGCTTGACCCTAACCGCGTATACAATTCGTATCAGGAGATGGCGGAAAAAGAGAGTGCATTGCCAGAGGGGGAACGTATCGACTTTGTGTCTATTGTGACGCCAAACCACGTTCATTTTGGGGTTGCTAAAACATTCATCGAAGCAGGGTTTCATGTTGTTTGTGATAAACCGATGACAACGACGCTAGAAGATGCGGAAACACTCTGCGGACTAGTGAAGCAGCACGATGCGGTCTTTGCGTTGACGCATAACTACACAGGCTATCCGATGGTGAAGCAAGCCCGTGAGTTAGTGTCGCAGGGAACGCTCGGATCGGTTCGGAAAATTGTTGTCGAATATCCGCAGGGATGGCTCGCAACGTTTTTGGAGGGAGAAGGTGCAAAGCAGGCAGTTTGGCGGACAGATCCAAGCCAAGCGGGGGTTTCATCCTGTATCGGGGATATTGGATCACATGCAGAAAATCTCGCTCATTATATTACCGGCTTAGAGTTGGAAGAGATCTGTGCGGACCTGACCACCTTTGTTGATGGTAGACAACTCGAAGACGATGGGAATATCCTCGTCCACTATAAAGGTGGTGCACGGGGAGTACTGTACGCCTCGCAAATTTCTGTTGGCGA contains the following coding sequences:
- a CDS encoding RraA family protein produces the protein MNFEEIKRRLLALDTACVCDGNKALRAADPTVTELRVIDPAIRPVRTELKLVGRAHTVTCHEDFLTVIKGLRDAEPGEVLVIDTQGSRRAVAGELFPTEAARKGLAGIVIDGPCRDTKTIRTLDVPYYARSFNPMAGTTNKIFETQIPIPCGGVIVNPGDIIFGDDDGVIVGSIDELAAAIPIAEEIQRKEDLMLEQMAAGVSLFEMLNFEEHYAAMRDGEESKLEFTV
- a CDS encoding Gfo/Idh/MocA family oxidoreductase, with translation MALRVAVIGMRGIGNTHANVYHEHAETSLVAVCDMVKERADESAQRLGIKAYYSVPSLLENEGLDAVSVATGGFENGGAHFEPTMQALEAGLHVLCEKPLSNDVARAREMVNKAKEKNVCLGTNLNHRFTPLALQAKEWVTDGKLGDLLFVNMALWIENPNETSPFFHLRALHPHSLDVMMYFCGEVEKVHAFAVRAPGRQNWSNASINLKFKNGVVGHLSGSYDAGRLNERCEVAGTNGQFVLDGVFEKLTFYPRQSDEVEEYFNPPPGAEGHMDSFADTFSTRISAWVQQLVDGVSPDEIDASGAAGLAAQEIIEAAIKSFQTDTVVTL
- a CDS encoding Gfo/Idh/MocA family oxidoreductase, with protein sequence MSLGRKIRYGMVGGGPDAFIGAVHRKAAALDGEIELIAGAFSASPEKSQQQGAELLLDPNRVYNSYQEMAEKESALPEGERIDFVSIVTPNHVHFGVAKTFIEAGFHVVCDKPMTTTLEDAETLCGLVKQHDAVFALTHNYTGYPMVKQARELVSQGTLGSVRKIVVEYPQGWLATFLEGEGAKQAVWRTDPSQAGVSSCIGDIGSHAENLAHYITGLELEEICADLTTFVDGRQLEDDGNILVHYKGGARGVLYASQISVGEENNLRIRVYGTAASLEWHQENPNYLYVRFPDGPEHVYKRGNDYVAPVAAHNSRLPFGHPEAFIEAFANVYVNTARTLAAKLSSEAPDEFDTDFPTVQDGARGVHFIHKAVESGNQRGWVDASYTPPA